The following are encoded together in the Ezakiella massiliensis genome:
- a CDS encoding aminotransferase class I/II-fold pyridoxal phosphate-dependent enzyme — translation MKRELYESLRANIKRESVKFLMPGHKHRLDQVIDLDPSFDFTESFGTDNLNDPQNVIKRSQMRCANIFGSKASFYTVNGSSGGIIASTFYATKPGDDILIARNCHISVIRAAIINRLKVHYIETCFSEGFDKNISVQAFEDQVKKIRPKAIVVTHPNYFGFPVDIEKIVDISKDYECTLIVDEAHGGHLHFSSDLPMSAIDAGADIIIQSAHKMLTGLNQSAYVHVASERVDVDELFRAIRTFQTTSPSYPIIASCEGAAAFMQAQGRKRLAENIAWAKKLTDDLKQIDNVRVLAYENRDPLKIVFNVRGMDGESLHKKLYEGYNIEAEMNDGVNVLLLATLMNEEGDYAKALEAIKDLAKNADGEFKIKENFFNIPKKIMEPYEAYACKRVEIDSDQAVGRVSADFIAPYPPGIPVLVPGEQVEDGLLKYIGKKIYVIDERS, via the coding sequence ATGAAAAGAGAATTATACGAGTCTTTAAGGGCAAATATAAAGAGGGAATCGGTTAAATTTTTGATGCCGGGCCACAAGCATAGGTTGGACCAGGTGATTGACCTGGATCCTTCTTTTGATTTTACGGAATCCTTTGGTACGGACAATTTAAATGATCCTCAAAATGTAATCAAGAGAAGTCAGATGCGATGTGCAAATATCTTTGGATCCAAGGCGAGTTTTTACACTGTAAACGGGTCTTCGGGCGGGATAATTGCATCGACTTTTTATGCGACCAAGCCTGGTGACGATATACTTATAGCAAGGAATTGCCACATCTCGGTCATCAGGGCTGCCATTATAAATAGGCTTAAGGTCCACTATATAGAGACTTGTTTTTCAGAAGGCTTTGATAAAAATATTTCTGTTCAAGCTTTTGAAGACCAAGTTAAAAAAATAAGACCTAAGGCAATCGTGGTAACACATCCAAATTATTTTGGCTTTCCGGTAGATATAGAAAAAATCGTGGATATATCTAAGGATTATGAGTGCACGCTCATAGTTGACGAGGCCCACGGTGGTCACTTACATTTTTCTAGCGACCTGCCCATGTCGGCAATAGATGCAGGGGCAGATATAATTATCCAGTCAGCCCACAAGATGCTAACAGGGCTCAACCAAAGCGCTTATGTCCATGTGGCAAGTGAGAGAGTGGATGTCGATGAGCTCTTTAGGGCCATCAGGACTTTTCAAACGACCAGTCCCTCATATCCAATAATTGCCTCATGTGAAGGGGCGGCTGCCTTTATGCAGGCCCAAGGTCGAAAGAGACTGGCTGAAAATATCGCCTGGGCAAAAAAATTGACAGATGATCTTAAGCAAATAGATAATGTCAGAGTTTTAGCTTACGAAAACCGCGATCCCTTAAAAATTGTCTTTAATGTCAGAGGCATGGATGGAGAAAGCCTTCACAAAAAACTTTACGAGGGCTATAATATAGAGGCTGAGATGAATGACGGAGTAAATGTATTACTTCTCGCGACATTGATGAACGAAGAAGGGGATTATGCCAAGGCCTTGGAAGCAATTAAAGATCTCGCAAAAAATGCAGACGGGGAATTTAAGATTAAGGAGAATTTTTTTAATATCCCTAAAAAGATTATGGAGCCCTATGAGGCTTACGCTTGCAAGAGGGTGGAAATTGACTCAGACCAGGCTGTAGGCAGGGTCAGTGCAGATTTTATTGCTCCATATCCTCCAGGCATACCGGTACTTGTGCCGGGCGAGCAGGTTGAGGATGGACTTTTAAAATATATAGGTAAGAAGATTTATGTAATTGATGAAAGGAGTTAA
- the pta gene encoding phosphate acetyltransferase: MDLIQEVKETLKGKDISIVLPEGEDERVVEAAKILTKEGIVRPIVLTKNEDIEGLEVIKTDQVDTTKMVEAFVERRKGKIDEEGAKKLVHEDANYFGTMMVYMKEADGLVSGANHSTGNTVRPALQIIKMKEPYKKTSGVFVMMKGNERYIFSDCAINIAPTAEDIAENALLSNKTAKTFGISDPKVALLSFSTKGSANSEETERVAKAFELIKESGEDIVVDGEMQFDAAFVESIGKKKAPGSEVAGKANVFVFPSLEAGNIGYKIAQRMGGYEALGPILQGLKSPVNDLSRGCSVTDIVNLVYLTAAQAL, from the coding sequence ATGGATTTAATTCAAGAAGTAAAGGAAACTTTAAAGGGCAAGGACATTTCAATTGTTCTGCCAGAAGGTGAAGACGAAAGAGTTGTAGAAGCAGCAAAAATTTTAACCAAGGAAGGCATCGTTCGTCCAATCGTACTTACCAAAAATGAAGATATCGAAGGTTTGGAAGTCATCAAGACCGACCAAGTTGACACCACAAAGATGGTTGAAGCTTTTGTTGAACGCAGAAAGGGCAAGATCGACGAAGAAGGCGCTAAAAAACTCGTTCATGAAGACGCCAACTATTTTGGCACAATGATGGTCTACATGAAAGAGGCTGACGGATTAGTAAGTGGTGCAAATCACTCAACAGGAAACACCGTTCGCCCAGCACTTCAAATTATCAAGATGAAAGAACCTTACAAAAAAACCTCAGGCGTTTTTGTAATGATGAAGGGCAATGAAAGATATATTTTCTCGGACTGCGCTATTAATATCGCTCCAACTGCTGAAGACATTGCAGAAAATGCTTTGCTATCAAACAAGACTGCAAAGACCTTTGGCATTAGCGATCCCAAAGTAGCCCTCCTTTCATTCTCAACCAAGGGCAGTGCTAATAGCGAGGAAACTGAAAGAGTTGCAAAGGCTTTTGAGCTTATCAAAGAATCGGGCGAAGACATTGTTGTGGACGGGGAAATGCAATTCGACGCAGCTTTTGTAGAATCAATTGGCAAGAAAAAAGCTCCTGGTTCAGAAGTTGCAGGTAAAGCCAATGTATTTGTCTTCCCATCACTTGAAGCAGGCAATATTGGTTACAAAATTGCCCAACGCATGGGCGGTTATGAAGCCCTAGGCCCAATCCTCCAAGGATTAAAATCACCTGTAAACGACCTATCAAGAGGTTGCAGCGTAACAGATATTGTAAACCTAGTTTACCTAACAGCTGCTCAAGCCTTATAA
- a CDS encoding sulfatase-like hydrolase/transferase translates to MQKDKFKNLILDLLLLTILAFALTLISFLFVEPDMDRELFMKFINNKAVFKYNFLPILAFLYLLYFLTGRFWLAFFIGSTVIILMGVTNASKIFYREETFNMLDMTLIYEAMNMVDHDFVIQWPNWIWFASGLILFISICYLLARNFKVRGWMRWTGLALSLAFAFFVFKVTTDNTIYAQTKVEGFSPWVDVENEKARGMVYSFMHSYNAISISKPDGYDEDFAKAAWEKYEDADISADKKVNIIAIMFESYNDFSKLDVDFNKYPYEAYDEIKDASISGSLIVHVFGGGTINTERTFLTGVYGQPRYNRKVNSYAWYLRSQGYNTVSMHPHLGVFYNRKNVNRYLGFDDFLYDENYFDEVWGKNYYMPDKELFKYVLKDYKDNKKTGKPYFNMTITMQNHGPYHADYNVPAYIKPDFSVDEKALKETNVYFDGIKSSSEAFRDLLDKLKDDDDPVMVIAFGDHNPFLGQDDVGFEAMGVDVDPKTWRGYVNRYRTPYVIWANDKAKEVTGNEFVGEGPTLSPQYLMGYAFEQLGLEGTKTMQIKRNEFPDISVFNTSYTKKGSDLIPSASDQIKPTMHKLLSVDYYTNTHFMYKEDK, encoded by the coding sequence ATGCAAAAAGATAAGTTTAAAAATTTAATTTTAGATTTACTTCTACTTACAATCTTGGCCTTTGCCCTTACTCTGATAAGCTTTCTGTTTGTAGAGCCAGACATGGACCGAGAATTATTTATGAAATTTATCAATAACAAGGCCGTTTTTAAATACAACTTTTTGCCAATTTTGGCCTTTTTATACTTGCTATATTTTTTGACTGGGCGCTTTTGGCTAGCATTTTTTATTGGATCAACTGTCATTATCTTGATGGGTGTAACCAACGCTTCCAAGATTTTCTATAGGGAAGAGACTTTCAATATGCTGGACATGACTCTCATATATGAGGCTATGAATATGGTGGACCACGATTTTGTAATCCAATGGCCGAATTGGATCTGGTTTGCATCCGGTTTAATTTTATTTATTTCGATTTGTTATCTGCTAGCCCGCAATTTCAAAGTGAGAGGCTGGATGAGGTGGACTGGCTTGGCACTTTCGCTTGCCTTTGCCTTTTTTGTCTTTAAAGTTACTACGGACAATACAATTTATGCCCAGACCAAAGTCGAAGGCTTTAGTCCGTGGGTGGATGTAGAGAATGAAAAGGCCAGGGGCATGGTCTATTCTTTTATGCATTCATATAACGCTATTAGCATTAGCAAACCAGATGGCTATGACGAGGACTTTGCAAAAGCGGCCTGGGAAAAGTATGAAGATGCCGACATTTCTGCTGATAAAAAGGTGAACATTATTGCCATTATGTTTGAGTCTTATAACGACTTTTCAAAATTGGATGTGGACTTTAATAAATATCCTTACGAAGCTTATGATGAAATAAAGGACGCCAGCATTAGCGGCAGCCTCATCGTCCACGTCTTTGGCGGCGGCACTATAAATACAGAGAGAACTTTTTTAACAGGTGTCTATGGTCAGCCAAGATACAATCGCAAGGTAAATTCATATGCTTGGTATCTTAGATCTCAAGGCTACAACACTGTGTCCATGCATCCACATTTGGGTGTTTTTTACAATCGAAAAAATGTCAACAGATATCTGGGCTTTGATGATTTTCTCTATGATGAGAATTACTTTGATGAAGTCTGGGGGAAAAATTATTATATGCCAGATAAAGAGCTTTTTAAGTATGTCCTAAAAGATTATAAGGACAATAAAAAAACTGGCAAACCCTATTTTAATATGACAATTACCATGCAAAACCATGGGCCTTATCACGCAGACTACAATGTGCCTGCATATATAAAGCCTGATTTTTCTGTAGATGAAAAGGCCTTAAAGGAAACCAATGTTTACTTTGATGGAATTAAAAGTTCTTCAGAAGCCTTTAGGGACTTGCTGGACAAGCTAAAAGACGATGACGATCCCGTAATGGTAATTGCCTTTGGAGACCACAATCCATTCTTGGGCCAAGACGACGTCGGTTTTGAGGCCATGGGCGTAGACGTAGATCCAAAGACCTGGCGGGGTTATGTAAATAGATACAGGACTCCTTATGTTATTTGGGCCAACGACAAGGCCAAGGAAGTGACTGGAAATGAATTTGTAGGCGAGGGACCAACATTGTCTCCCCAATATCTCATGGGCTATGCCTTTGAACAGTTGGGACTTGAAGGGACCAAGACCATGCAAATTAAAAGGAATGAATTTCCTGATATAAGTGTATTTAATACATCTTATACAAAAAAAGGCTCTGATCTAATTCCAAGTGCAAGTGATCAAATAAAGCCAACCATGCACAAACTGCTTTCGGTTGACTACTATACCAATACACACTTTATGTACAAGGAGGACAAGTAA
- a CDS encoding stalk domain-containing protein, whose amino-acid sequence MKRFISLALVFVLLASSFAFAADAEPVKAEGAKTFQEVYLDGGKVDLGAYLINQRNYVKLRDVAALLTATDAKFNVGFENKKVVITTGETYEKLDTDLVELPEGKVEALMGEQAFIFNGEEKMVKTALINQNNYLQLRELGELIGFGVHYNKETRNIELSSKLEEKAEEAKENTEEKKDEKAEEKKDEKFSEEDENIFKNIITLNEYKIQKYKSDFMLPLPEDENERFFTSMVNLSKLYGRRLYTENPEMEKSIIEEDGMKKYVVNFKYDTGAENTIKGYYEGDSFQIQESLSVGAIIPFIDMDKDIGKLSSEELLKGFTEFHDAVVSEDYKKAVEVLRSLNYDADEAKVKEIVEIRKADAKKIGKEIFKKPYSTQVDVLEFGDSNYFFIYFKYGNSVALRFDVCTPQIKGLGSVVVLTKSASK is encoded by the coding sequence ATGAAAAGATTTATTTCATTAGCATTAGTATTTGTACTACTTGCTAGCAGTTTTGCTTTTGCAGCAGACGCAGAACCAGTTAAAGCTGAAGGCGCAAAAACCTTCCAAGAAGTTTACCTAGACGGTGGCAAAGTTGACCTAGGCGCATACCTAATCAACCAAAGAAACTATGTTAAACTCCGTGACGTTGCAGCATTATTAACAGCAACAGATGCAAAATTTAACGTAGGATTTGAAAACAAAAAAGTTGTTATCACAACAGGTGAGACTTACGAAAAGCTAGACACAGACCTAGTTGAACTACCAGAAGGCAAAGTTGAAGCGCTTATGGGCGAACAAGCTTTCATCTTCAATGGCGAAGAAAAAATGGTAAAAACAGCTCTTATCAACCAAAACAACTACCTACAACTAAGAGAACTCGGCGAATTAATCGGCTTTGGCGTTCACTACAACAAAGAAACAAGAAACATTGAACTTTCATCAAAGCTAGAAGAAAAAGCTGAAGAAGCTAAAGAAAATACTGAAGAAAAGAAAGACGAAAAAGCTGAAGAAAAGAAAGACGAAAAGTTTTCCGAAGAAGATGAAAATATTTTCAAAAATATAATTACTCTTAATGAGTATAAGATTCAAAAATACAAATCTGATTTTATGCTTCCACTTCCTGAAGATGAAAATGAAAGATTTTTTACATCAATGGTAAATCTTTCTAAACTTTATGGTAGGAGACTATATACTGAAAATCCAGAAATGGAAAAAAGTATAATTGAAGAAGATGGTATGAAAAAGTATGTTGTTAACTTCAAATATGATACTGGTGCAGAAAATACTATTAAGGGATACTATGAGGGAGATAGTTTTCAAATTCAAGAAAGTCTTTCTGTTGGAGCAATTATTCCGTTTATAGATATGGACAAGGATATTGGTAAGCTAAGCTCTGAAGAATTGTTAAAGGGCTTCACTGAATTCCATGATGCAGTTGTTAGCGAAGACTACAAAAAGGCTGTTGAAGTTTTAAGATCTTTAAACTACGATGCTGACGAGGCAAAGGTCAAAGAAATTGTCGAAATCAGAAAAGCAGATGCCAAAAAAATAGGCAAAGAAATATTTAAAAAACCTTATTCAACTCAAGTTGATGTTTTAGAGTTTGGTGATTCAAACTATTTCTTCATTTACTTTAAATATGGCAATTCTGTTGCCTTGAGATTTGATGTATGCACACCTCAAATTAAAGGCTTGGGAAGTGTTGTTGTATTAACTAAATCAGCAAGCAAATAA
- a CDS encoding stalk domain-containing protein: MKRFISLALVFVLLASSFAFAAEASEPVKAEGAKTFQEVYLDGGKVDLGAYLINQRNYVKLRDVAALLTATDAKFNVGFNEDKKVVITTGEAYEKLDTDLVELPEGKVEALMGEQAFVFNGEEKMVKTALINQNNYLQLRELGELIGFGVHYNEETKAIELSSKVEEKAEEAKENTEEKKDEKAEEKKDEKAEEKKEEVEAFTNETGVELKEEAIAGLVEALKAKAAEKELGEVKNITVTKAKESKVEDKVVFEYEGTIATAEKKAKFDAKLVDGKFEIELSELDEKIEDMKEKVEEKAKEKEEAEKKIKDMKEKVEEKAKEKEEAEKKIKDMKEKVEAEKKIEEIKK, from the coding sequence ATGAAAAGATTTATTTCATTAGCATTAGTATTTGTACTACTTGCTAGCAGTTTTGCTTTTGCAGCAGAAGCATCAGAACCAGTTAAAGCTGAAGGCGCAAAAACCTTCCAAGAAGTTTACCTAGACGGTGGCAAAGTTGACCTAGGCGCATACCTAATCAACCAAAGAAACTATGTAAAACTCCGTGACGTTGCAGCATTATTAACAGCAACAGATGCAAAATTTAACGTAGGATTTAACGAAGACAAAAAAGTTGTTATCACAACAGGCGAAGCCTACGAAAAACTAGACACAGACCTAGTTGAACTCCCAGAAGGTAAAGTTGAAGCTCTTATGGGCGAACAAGCTTTCGTTTTCAACGGCGAAGAAAAAATGGTAAAAACCGCTCTTATCAACCAAAACAACTACCTACAACTAAGAGAACTTGGCGAATTAATCGGCTTTGGTGTTCACTACAACGAAGAAACAAAGGCTATCGAACTTTCATCAAAAGTAGAAGAAAAAGCTGAAGAAGCTAAAGAAAATACTGAAGAAAAGAAAGATGAAAAAGCTGAAGAAAAGAAAGACGAAAAAGCTGAAGAAAAGAAAGAAGAAGTTGAAGCTTTCACAAACGAAACAGGCGTTGAACTTAAAGAAGAAGCTATCGCAGGTCTAGTAGAAGCTCTAAAGGCTAAAGCAGCTGAAAAAGAACTTGGTGAAGTTAAAAACATCACTGTTACAAAAGCTAAAGAAAGCAAAGTTGAAGACAAGGTTGTTTTCGAATACGAAGGAACAATCGCAACAGCTGAAAAGAAAGCAAAATTCGATGCTAAACTAGTAGACGGCAAATTTGAAATCGAACTTTCAGAACTAGATGAAAAGATAGAAGACATGAAAGAAAAAGTTGAAGAAAAAGCTAAAGAAAAAGAAGAAGCTGAAAAGAAGATCAAAGACATGAAAGAAAAAGTTGAAGAAAAAGCTAAAGAAAAAGAAGAAGCTGAAAAGAAGATCAAAGACATGAAAGAAAAAGTTGAAGCTGAAAAAAAGATCGAAGAAATTAAAAAATAG